TCTCCAGGCAGGCCTTGTGATGGGTCAGGAGTGCGTCTGCTCGGGCTCGGAGCTTTGCTGGGCCTCGACATCCTCGGCACTCTCTTGCTTTTCGGACTCCAGCAACAGCAGCTTGCCTTTCACCGGgatctgctcctcctcctcctcatcatcatcatcctcatcatcatcatcctcttcctcatcctcatcctcctcctcaccctctgaTGACAGGGAGAAGTTGTCTTGACTCACACAGGCCACGAGCTTCTTCATGGATGACTCGTGGCCACGGCTGTGACCCGTGTTCTGGGCTGGGCCGTGGCCAGTGCTGAGCTTGGCACAGCGGGAACCCATCGCCCACTCCTGTCTCTCTGGACTAGGAGGGAGGCAGCCTGGGCAGTGAAAGGATGTAAGGCTGGTGGGTGTGGCGCTGACCTCACAAAGGCTCCAAGGCACCACCCTCCCCCACTCCAGAATGTGGAGCTATGCTTGCACCCTGTCCCAGATTGCCCTATGAGCCAGGATGATGGGAGTGGAAGCTGGAGAAGGGCACAAACTAGATCTTTGTGTGCCTACGGCCGCCATGCCACGCTTcgccccaccccccatcccatcccattgCATCCCACCCCATTCCAGATCTTCATGTTCAGTTCACATGATGCTACCAAGTAGGTTGCTTGGATTTGACCACCTATTCATGGTTCAGGTCACTTCCTGAGTGGACCTTGTTTCCTATTCCCTTCCCTCAGGCCCACGACGTTCATGAAAAGGAGACAGCAGGCAGTGAATCTCGTGTCAAGCTTTATTTGGCAGGTGGCTTTGCTCATTACTCAGATCTCGTGGCTCCTTGGCAGCTCAGGGCTCAGACAGCAACATGGAATGGTATTATGGCCTCACGTGACGTTGCTTGGGCAGGTGACTATTCCTTGGGCAGGTGACTTCCTTGGCTCCAGGCAGAATGGACAGGCCTGGGGAGGCTTAGTGATAGTGCCTCCTACATTTCCTGCACCTGCATCTCCTCCTCCTTCGAGATCTTCTGCAGCCTATAGAAAGAAAAGTTCAGCTTTGCTAGGCTGCCCAGAAGGCAGCATCACAGGTGGGCTTGGTTGTTGGGTGCTTACCTCTGCGATGCCGCCTCCTGTGGCGGCAGGAGTGTCTCCTCCGCCTTCTGCATGACCTACGTCTCTTGTGGATCCTATGCAGCCTCTTACGAGAGCAGCGCCTGtgtctgtggtggtggtggcccCTGTGTGTCCTCCCATAGTCCTCCACGCGCTCTGGGCTCAgcccttgcccctccccctgctcctcgCGTTCATGGTCTTGCCCAGGCCCCTGATGCGGACCCTCACTGGGGCTCCTCATTCGGTAGCGAACCATAGTGCCAGGAGATCAGGAGGTTCTGGGTTGAGGCTGCAGCTGACCTGGATTGGAGGAGGAGGGACGGAAGCCTGCCCACCTGCTCTTGGTGGTGATGATGGTCTGGTGTGGGGAGCTCTCAGAGGGCTCATATATAAAGGTGAACCCCACTGTGACCTGTCGGCCCACCCCTGATTGATTGTTCCCACCCTGCCCAGTTCCCTCTGTGAGGGCAGCACAGGGTTTGCAGCACTGGCTGGCAGGTTGGGAGCCTTGAAGCCCTTGTAGCATGCTGACTTATTTAATGTGAGATGGCCTCACACATGGAAGGAAAACCTAACCCTAGCTGGAATTACACGTGTGTGCTACCGTTTCCTGGGCATGTAATGTTGGAGATGCAGCCCATATGTGGCCTTGGTTGGGCATTCTAGAAAGCACTCTAGCAACTCCCAGCCCAGTCTGTGCCGACATCCTGCCAGGAACTGGCCAAAGTTTCCCACCTACTCCATGTGTGTCCATTGCGACTGAAATGGACAATGTAACATATCTTCCcatgggggaaactgaggcacagataaGGAGAAAATAGGGCCAGAATTCAGCATAACTGGCTGTCTTGGATCTTGCTTAGTAGGTCAGGCTAACCAGGTTTGCCTACCTCTACTTCAAGAAATGTCTGAGACATTTCTTGATTTCTACATGCCTCTCAACTCTATCTCCCTGGCTCATGATAGTGTGTGCAAGGGTCTGGGCTCCACCCAACAAGGGAAAAAAGTTGTGCATGTTAATGAAGCTCACAGAGGGTTTTGtactttgtatgtatatatacatatatatgaacattgaCCCAACATGGTGGctttggtaccttgtatctgAAGTCCAGAATCAGAAGGGTGTGGGAGTGGGGCAGAGGGATACAGTCCCTCATACTTCTTGACTCTAAGCCTGTCACCATGACAGGACAATGAACAGTTGGAAGTGTGTACCTAGCTTTCATGAGGTCTAAACTAGGCGCAAAGGTACACagtatccttggctacatggccTATTTATTTTAGTCTGTGGAAGAGTGCAGAAGACCCAGTAGATGTCTGTTTGACTGTGGCCATTTTGCTATCATGGGAAACACAACTTGTCTGGTTCTTGAGCACCTGCCAGGCCACAGGATTGGGTCAAGGGCTCCAAGTCCTGGACacccactgtcttagggtttccattgaaGATACACcgtgaccagggcaactcttataagggcatttcactggggctggcttactgtttgagaggttcagtccattatggggggaagcatggcatcatccaggcTGACTTGGAGCTTGGAGTTCTtcatcttgttcagaaggcaagCAGGAAAAGACTGGCATCCTTGGGCAGCTAGGAGTCTCTAAaaccatccccacagtgacacacttcctccaacaaggccacacctactctaacaaggccacacctcctaatagtgccactccctggcccccataggcttgttcaaacacatgagtcttgAGTATTTAGTCCAACTTGAAAAGTCTCATAGTCTATAATAgcctcaacaatgttaaaagtccaaagtcttttCTAAGATTTATGCATTCAATCTCAACTGTAATCACTCTATAAAGACAAgacaaaatcaaaaagcagatcaagTACCTCCcacatcacaggatatacattaccattccaaaatgtcatagtAAGAAAATACATCTCCATGTCTGAAATCAAAGCTCTCTTCAGCTCTTCAACTCCTTTCATCCATGTTGactgctgttggcagatctggcattcagcagcaaCAAACTCCATTCTCTCGGGCTGcttctactccctgttagcagctacTCCAAGGTAACTTCAACTTTACGTGTTttagtatctgggatccacatatgatcttctgggcttctccaaagagcttgagtcacttctccagctcctctgtagcactctaggctctggttgacatcactccactgctgctgctgctgctcttggtgaCCATCCCATGGTGATGGCATCTCCAACACACTAGGGTTTTTCATTGcagctaggcttcaccaataaTAGTCTCAAATAAGATCccttcatggtgctaagcctcgCTCACCCTGCCAAGCACAGGAcgctgtcaactgcaactgaggctgcaccttcaccaatggctttcCATGGccctcacagtgccaagcctcagctgctcttcatgaccccttcttgccttcaaaaccagtaccacctgggtgactcttacacattaccaagtctagCTGTAGCACAAAGTTCTTCTTAAAGAAGCTATCTTTGAGAGCCACCTCTTAATCACTAATTTCTTGTTCCATCTAACCAGCATTGATTATCCCAGTAGTCTCCCCCtactcttgactctaaagccagagccacatagctgaaactgccaagttctgctgcttgctggagctggaacatggccccttgttctattGCATCCTTCgatgcctaagcttggctgtcctagaacttgctctgtaggttGACCATGAGATCTGCATGGTCTATACCACCatacttggacttaagcttttcttcacctagaacttgctctgtcccaggctgggcttgaactcagagatctgcttatcttttgtctcctgggattaaaggtgtatataccaccatgcctgggcctaagcttttcatggccactgttcCTCAAGAaagtctgtgtcttccagcctcaagatctggatcataagtgtgccctccatttctggattgtaaaTCGTTCcatatgaaaacaataaccaggtaataACATCTAACCTTGTGCTAAGCCTCACCTTGTCAAGCACAACCCGTTCAGTCCTGTGCTGTCTAAGCTTAGCTGGTGGGATCTtgtcctgaggtcaccactctgttatctgtttatctccttgaatgCAGGATTCAGCTTCAGCtttacttcctggtgcccctttattcTTTGAACCATACATAAGCTATGTCCTCTGGTTTGATGTTTGATCCAGCATAGCAAGCTTATGTATGGTTCATAGTTTAATGACGGGCCTTCAGACAAGGCAAAAAGCAGTCGCAGCCAcagagttcaaatcaccctcagcaccaatgtcttttttaaaaaaaaaaaaaaaaaaaaaaaaaactagggcCCATTAATCCTCATTTAAAACATCCCACTGCTTTTataatccaaagtcccaaaatacatattcctccaaacaaaaacatggtcaggcctatcaacagcaataccccactctcagtaCCAACTtttcaacatttcattggggctggcttacagtttcaaaggttcagtccattatcatggtgggaagcatggcagcgtccaggctgAATTGGTACTGAAGGAGCCgcaagttctacatcttgttctgaaggcagacagaagactggcatcctcaggcagctaggaggttGCTCTCTAAACCCATCCCCACAATTACacttcctacaaggccacacccactccaacaaggccacacctccctggccaagcattcaaaccaccatacccagcttctgACCAAGtggccttctgtcttcaactcagGTGTGGCCTTATGGCAGTCTTTGTGGCTGGGACTCAAGACCCGTCAGGGTAGGTAGCCTGCCCTGCCATTGGTAAAACCTTGTGCATCTGTGCACAGAGACCCTCGGACACAGGTCTTCCCTACATGTCCCCTTACCACATCCGCGCGCCCTCCCCAAGCCCAAGGACTAAGAGGCAGAATGGGATCAGTTTTCAACATTTATTGACAGGTGGCATTGTTCCTTAGCAGGCTCCTGTTTTTCATCGGACGGTGGCATTTTTCAAGATGTGGCGAGATGCTCTtgaagtctggtaaaattctcAGGCAGGAGTTTTGATGGACTTGCTATTCTGTGCATCTAGTATTTTTTACACCTTATGGTGTATGAGCGACGGCGGCGGCAACATCCTAGAAAGGCAAGAAAAGTGGTGAGAGGGACTCCGACGGTGCCCAATCCTTGCACTCCCTGGACTCCCCTGACCCAGCCCAACCCTCTGCTCACTTCTCCTCCGCCGCCGGCAGCATCGCCTCCTCCGTCTGCGACATCTTCGCCTGCGGCGGCGGCATCTGCTCCTGCTTTTGCTGCGGCAGCATCGGTATCTGGCCATGGTGCTGGCTTGGCCGGGAGCTGGCTCAGAGCAGGGGGCACCACCTGGGTCGAGCCAGCCAACCTGTGAGCAGGTGGAATTTTGTGGGCTGTAGCTGGGGAGCCAGCACCCTCTTCCTCTTATAGATACTAATGGCCCCTGGGAATTATGAAGTCAAAGAGGACCAGGACCTCACAGACCATGGCCAGTGAGAACCTGTACCATGTCCAAATATGGGCATGAGAGTGGTGGGCAGGGCTCTGGCATCAGGAGTTGCTTGTGTCACAGTCAAGAAGTGACAAGGATGGCATCCATTTGA
The nucleotide sequence above comes from Arvicanthis niloticus isolate mArvNil1 chromosome 6, mArvNil1.pat.X, whole genome shotgun sequence. Encoded proteins:
- the Prm3 gene encoding protamine-3, yielding MGSRCAKLSTGHGPAQNTGHSRGHESSMKKLVACVSQDNFSLSSEGEEEDEDEEEDDDDEDDDDEEEEEQIPVKGKLLLLESEKQESAEDVEAQQSSEPEQTHS
- the Prm2 gene encoding protamine-2, with translation MVRYRMRSPSEGPHQGPGQDHEREEQGEGQGLSPERVEDYGRTHRGHHHHRHRRCSRKRLHRIHKRRRSCRRRRRHSCRHRRRHRRGCRRSRRRRRCRCRKCRRHYH